A genomic segment from Neobacillus sp. YX16 encodes:
- the murC gene encoding UDP-N-acetylmuramate--L-alanine ligase, with translation MTIYHFVGIKGSGMSALAQVLHDMNFDVQGSDVEKRFFTQLALEESGIKILPFQKENIKPGMTIIAGNAFPDTHEEIQEAMKLGLPIVRYHRFLGDFMQNFISVAVTGAHGKTSTTGLLAHVIKGAKPTSFLIGDGTGRGEEGSKYFVFEACEYRRHFLSYFPDYAIMTNIDFDHPDYFANIDDVFSAFQEMAVQVKKGIFAYGDDEQLQKIQAKVPVLFYGFDEENDYQAKNLVKSTSGTTFDVFIRNTFYDTFSIPTFGEHSVLNALSVIGVCHYEEIDVAIVKEQLNTFQGVKRRFTEKRIGSQILIDDYAHHPTEIKATIDAANQKYPDREIVAVFQPHTFSRTQAFLEDFAKSLRLADKTYLCEIFGSARENHGKLTINDLQMKIEGAEILSEENTSLLAKHQNSVIIFMGAGDIQKFQESYENQLTL, from the coding sequence ATGACTATTTACCATTTTGTAGGTATAAAGGGGTCAGGAATGAGTGCATTAGCACAAGTTCTCCATGATATGAATTTCGATGTACAAGGCTCCGATGTCGAAAAGCGCTTTTTTACTCAACTGGCCCTTGAAGAATCAGGAATAAAGATTCTCCCCTTTCAAAAGGAAAACATTAAACCGGGGATGACTATTATTGCTGGTAATGCATTTCCTGATACACATGAGGAAATTCAAGAGGCCATGAAGCTCGGACTGCCAATTGTTCGTTACCACAGATTTTTAGGCGATTTTATGCAAAATTTTATTAGTGTGGCTGTTACGGGAGCACACGGTAAAACGTCGACAACTGGGTTGCTTGCCCATGTCATTAAGGGTGCAAAGCCGACTTCGTTTTTAATTGGTGACGGTACTGGCAGAGGCGAAGAAGGATCTAAATATTTTGTTTTCGAAGCGTGTGAATACAGAAGACACTTTTTGTCCTATTTTCCAGATTATGCAATCATGACAAATATTGATTTCGATCACCCTGATTATTTTGCAAATATTGATGATGTATTTTCAGCATTCCAGGAAATGGCCGTTCAAGTTAAGAAGGGGATATTTGCTTACGGGGATGATGAACAGCTTCAAAAGATTCAGGCAAAGGTGCCAGTATTGTTCTATGGTTTTGACGAGGAGAATGACTACCAAGCCAAGAATCTTGTGAAAAGTACAAGTGGAACAACCTTTGATGTATTTATTCGTAATACCTTCTATGATACTTTTAGCATTCCTACTTTCGGTGAGCATAGTGTTTTAAATGCGCTTTCTGTCATTGGGGTGTGCCACTATGAAGAAATTGATGTTGCAATTGTGAAGGAACAATTGAACACCTTTCAGGGTGTTAAAAGAAGATTCACAGAAAAACGAATTGGGTCACAAATTTTGATTGACGATTATGCCCATCACCCAACAGAAATTAAAGCTACCATTGATGCGGCCAATCAAAAATATCCAGATAGGGAAATTGTAGCTGTATTTCAGCCGCATACCTTTTCAAGAACTCAAGCTTTTCTAGAGGATTTTGCAAAAAGCTTGAGACTTGCAGATAAGACGTATTTATGTGAAATTTTTGGTTCTGCACGAGAAAACCATGGGAAACTGACGATTAATGACCTGCAAATGAAAATTGAAGGGGCAGAAATACTGTCAGAAGAAAATACTTCTCTTTTGGCGAAACATCAAAATAGTGTAATTATTTTTATGGGTGCAGGAGATATTCAAAAATTCCAGGAATCCTATGAAAATCAGCTTACCTTATAA
- a CDS encoding aminopeptidase: protein MKDPRIEKLAKNLINYSVELQKGEKVLIENFGLQRELVTALVKEAYLAGGYPFVLLKDQQVDRALLLGAQEEQFNMIADFEANVMGKMDAYIGLRSGDNINEQADVPDEKVKIHGNTIGKKVHRDIRVPKTKWVVLRYPTANMAQLAKMSTEAFEDFYFDVCNLDYGKMDKAMDSLAQLMNRTDKVRLTGPGTDLSFSIKDIPAIKCAGHANIPDGEVYTAPVRDSVNGVITYNTPSPYQGFTFENVKLTFKDGKIVEAVANDTERINKIFDTDEGARYVGEFAIGVNPYILNPMQDILFDEKIAGSFHFTPGQCYDEAFNGNHSNIHWDMVNIQRPEYGGGEIYFDDVLIRKDGLFVIPELEGLNPENLK from the coding sequence ATGAAAGATCCACGTATTGAAAAATTAGCAAAAAATTTAATTAACTACTCGGTAGAGCTGCAAAAGGGTGAAAAGGTTTTAATTGAAAACTTCGGCCTGCAGCGTGAACTTGTTACAGCACTTGTTAAGGAAGCCTATCTTGCAGGTGGATATCCATTTGTACTTCTTAAGGATCAGCAAGTAGATCGTGCCTTACTCCTTGGTGCACAGGAAGAGCAATTTAATATGATTGCTGATTTTGAAGCAAATGTAATGGGGAAAATGGATGCATACATAGGTCTACGTTCTGGTGATAACATCAATGAGCAAGCCGATGTACCAGACGAAAAAGTAAAGATTCACGGAAATACAATTGGTAAGAAAGTTCATCGCGACATCCGAGTTCCGAAAACAAAATGGGTTGTCCTTCGCTACCCAACAGCAAACATGGCTCAGTTAGCAAAAATGAGTACGGAGGCATTTGAGGACTTCTATTTTGATGTTTGTAATTTGGATTATGGAAAGATGGATAAAGCTATGGACAGCCTTGCACAATTGATGAACCGTACAGATAAAGTTCGTCTCACAGGTCCTGGAACAGACCTTAGCTTCTCCATTAAGGATATTCCGGCTATTAAGTGTGCCGGCCATGCAAATATACCTGATGGTGAGGTATATACCGCACCAGTTCGTGATTCAGTAAATGGAGTTATTACTTATAATACCCCATCCCCTTACCAAGGATTTACTTTTGAAAATGTAAAGCTTACCTTCAAGGATGGAAAAATTGTTGAAGCAGTCGCAAATGATACAGAGCGTATCAATAAAATATTTGATACCGATGAAGGAGCACGTTATGTTGGTGAGTTCGCCATCGGCGTAAACCCATACATCTTAAATCCGATGCAGGATATATTGTTTGATGAAAAAATTGCCGGCAGCTTCCACTTTACTCCAGGTCAATGCTATGATGAAGCCTTTAACGGCAATCATTCCAATATTCACTGGGACATGGTTAACATTCAGCGCCCGGAATACGGCGGAGGAGAAATCTATTTTGATGATGTGTTAATCCGTAAAGACGGTCTTTTCGTTATACCTGAACTCGAAGGATTAAATCCTGAAAATCTTAAATAA